One genomic region from Myripristis murdjan chromosome 7, fMyrMur1.1, whole genome shotgun sequence encodes:
- the kcna10a gene encoding potassium voltage-gated channel subfamily A member 10 — protein sequence MEVALVDFESLDDIDISLEDELDNYADETTALTVDMPPEHSSPGSNHHLHAPQLTSTPSHHSPVPSSMWESSSSTPNPHTQTLGVQSPAMPTPSRRGRSSCSSMISNWKLLLSSEGTKESETIFSRLAKECCEDLFVDKRGLDDGDQKVIINIAGLRFETQLKTLDQFPETLLGDPSKRMDYFDPMRNEYFFDRNRPSFDGILYYYQSGGKIRRPANVPIDVFADEILFYELGSEAMEQFREDEGFIKDVEIPLPTNDMHRQFWLLFEYPESSNAARGVALVSVFVIVISIIIFCMETLPEFREEIDPIRPTVAQPFNQSSGSSSQAQPNAKPTTFSDPFFIIETACIVWFFFELCVRFLVCPSKREFFHNLMNIIDIVSIIPYFVTVVTELVTTPEENSGQNMSLAILRIIRLVRVFRIFKLSRHSKGLQILGQTLKASMRELGLLIFFLFIGVILFSSAIYFAEVDEPNTQFVSIPEGFWWAVVTMTTVGYGDMCPITMGGKMVGTLCAIAGVLTIALPVPVIVSNFNYFYHRETEAEDKLPLADAVEQAMKIETANKSGSNTSLNKANGIWQSDKGK from the coding sequence ATGGAGGTGGCACTGGTAGACTTTGAGAGCCTGGATGACATTGATATCAGCCTGGAGGATGAGTTGGACAACTATGCTGATGAGACGACGGCTCTCACAGTGGACATGCCACCAGAGCACAGCAGCCCCGGCAGCAACCATCACCTCCACGCCCCTCAACTTACCTCTACACCCTCCCACCACAGCCCCGTTCCCTCCTCTATGTGGGAGTCCTCATCATCCACACCCAAtccccacacacagacactgggtGTCCAGTCCCCAGCGATGCCAACCCCAAGCAGAAGGGGGCGCAGCAGCTGCTCCAGTATGATCTCCAACTGGAAATTGCTGCTAAGCAGCGAGGGCACAAAGGAGAGTGAGACGATCTTCAGCCGATTAGCTAAAGAGTGCTGCGAGGACCTGTTTGTAGATAAACGCGGGCTTGATGATGGAGACCAAAAAGTGATCATCAACATTGCTGGCCTTCGCTTTGAGACACAGCTCAAAACATTGGACCAGTTTCCCGAGACACTACTAGGAGACCCTTCGAAGAGGATGGACTACTTCGATCCAATGAGGAACGAGTACTTTTTCGATCGGAACCGACCTAGCTTTGATGGGATCTTGTATTATTACCAGTCAGGGGGTAAGATCAGACGCCCAGCTAATGTTCCCATAGATGTGTTTGCAGATGAAATTCTTTTCTATGAGCTTGGCAGTGAGGCCATGGAGCAGTTCAGAGAAGATGAAGGTTTCATAAAAGATGTTGAGATCCCGCTGCCTACCAATGACATGCATAGGCAATTCTGGCTGCTTTTTGAGTACCCAGAGAGCTCCAATGCGGCCCGGGGTGTAGCACTggtgtctgtttttgttattgtcatctccatcatcatcttctGCATGGAAACACTGCCAGAGTTCCGGGAAGAAATAGACCCAATCAGGCCCACTGTGGCGCAGCCTTTCAACCAGTCCAGTGGTTCCAGTTCACAGGCCCAACCTAATGCCAAGCCTACAACTTTCTCTGATCCCTTCTTCATCATTGAGACTGCCTGCATTGTCTGGTTCttctttgagctgtgtgtgcgGTTTTTGGTCTGTCCTAGCAAGAGAGAGTTTTTCCACAACCTTATGAACATCATTGACATTGTATCCATTATCCCCTACTTTGTTACTGTGGTTACAGAATTGGTCACAACGCCAGAAGAGAACTCAGGTCAAAACATGTCTTTGGCCATTCTGCGCATAATCCGTCTGGTCAGGGTTTTTCGTATCTTCAAACTCTCACGTCACTCCAAGGGGCTTCAGATTCTGGGACAGACTCTGAAGGCCAGTATGCGTGAGCTGGGCTTGCTCATCTTCTTCCTGTTCATTGGAGTCATCCTCTTCTCCAGCGCTATCTACTTTGCTGAGGTAGATGAGCCTAACACACAGTTTGTCAGCATACCTGAAGGATTCTGGTGGGCCGTTGTCACGATGACCACTGTGGGCTATGGGGACATGTGTCCAATCACCATGGGGGGTAAGATGGTGGGCACCTTGTGCGCCATTGCTGGTGTGCTGACCATTGCTTTGCCTGTGCCCGTCATTGTGTCCAACTTCAACTACTTCtaccacagagagacagaggcagaggataAGTTACCTTTGGCAGATGCTGTTGAGCAAGCCATGAAGATTGAGACAGCTAACAAATCAGGGAGCAACACCTCGCTTAACAAGGCCAACGGCATTTGGCAGAGTGACAAAGGGAAATAA